The Candidatus Binataceae bacterium genome window below encodes:
- a CDS encoding PLP-dependent cysteine synthase family protein, whose product MATTSRSSPRSPAAANTPRAAGAEIVPAARAHSVLELIGNTPLLEISRLTAGLLPAGVRIFAKLEGFNPGGSVKDRAARKMVELGLASGELRPGKVILDSTSGNTGIALAMVGAILGYPVELVMAANVSRERKRVIEAFGAKPIYSDPLEGSDGAIVMCRKIIDENPERYFKPDQYNNEANPLAHFETTGPEIWRATGGAVSHFVAGIGTGGTVMGAGRYLKSRNPAVKVIAVEPDDAMHGLEGLKHMASSIVPGIYHEDELDDKIGVSTEDAYEMVYGLGQLEGILVGQSSGAAMVAALKVACSLREGCVVTIFPDFGDKYLSTNLWIGWQQWRREKIERLVSKWNVSASATT is encoded by the coding sequence ATGGCGACGACATCTCGATCGTCCCCGCGATCGCCGGCGGCTGCTAACACGCCGCGCGCGGCCGGCGCAGAGATCGTCCCGGCCGCGCGCGCGCACAGCGTGCTCGAGCTGATCGGCAACACTCCGCTGCTCGAAATCTCCCGCCTGACGGCGGGGCTGCTGCCCGCGGGCGTCCGCATCTTCGCCAAGCTGGAGGGTTTCAATCCCGGCGGTTCGGTCAAGGATCGCGCCGCGCGCAAGATGGTCGAGCTCGGCCTCGCGAGCGGTGAACTGCGCCCCGGCAAGGTCATTCTCGATTCGACTTCAGGCAACACCGGCATCGCGCTCGCGATGGTCGGGGCGATTCTCGGCTATCCGGTCGAACTCGTGATGGCGGCGAACGTCAGTCGCGAACGTAAACGGGTGATCGAGGCTTTTGGCGCCAAGCCCATCTACTCGGATCCGCTGGAAGGCTCCGACGGCGCGATCGTGATGTGCCGGAAAATTATCGACGAGAACCCCGAGCGCTACTTCAAGCCGGATCAGTATAACAACGAGGCGAATCCGCTCGCTCATTTTGAAACCACCGGCCCGGAGATTTGGCGCGCCACCGGCGGCGCAGTTAGCCATTTCGTCGCCGGCATCGGCACCGGCGGCACCGTCATGGGCGCCGGACGTTATCTCAAGTCGCGCAATCCGGCGGTGAAGGTGATCGCCGTCGAACCCGACGACGCGATGCATGGGCTCGAGGGTCTTAAGCACATGGCCTCGTCGATTGTGCCAGGCATCTATCACGAAGACGAACTCGACGACAAAATCGGCGTCAGTACGGAAGACGCCTATGAGATGGTGTATGGCCTCGGTCAGCTCGAGGGCATCCTGGTCGGACAGTCGTCGGGCGCCGCGATGGTGGCGGCGCTCAAAGTCGCCTGCAGCCTGCGCGAAGGCTGTGTCGTCACCATCTTTCCGGACTTCGGCGACAAG
- a CDS encoding threonine synthase: MSYVTNLKCRECGQEYPISPLHVCEMCFGPLEVGYDYARIKAAISRAAIEKRPHNLWRYRELLPVEGEPEIGPHSGFTPLVQMKRLGAELGLKRLYVKDDTVNHPTLSYKDRVVSVAISKAREFGFKTVSCASTGNLATAVAAHAARAGLNCVIFMPEGVEAGKIVGSTIYGAQVITIRGNYDDVNRLCSEIADKYGWAFVNINLRPYYTEGAKTFGFEVAEQLGWRLPNHIVIPTAGGTILPKVAKAFKELREVGLIRDGECKVHSAQAAGSAPVIHALHKGTDLITPVKPDTIAKSIAIGNPADGYYVLKAVRESGGWGDVATDPEIIDAIKLLARTEGIFAEPAGGTTLAVTMKLIAQKRIHPDESVVVSITGNGYKTLEAVAQSIARPYEIEARLKDFDALFERLNGTARPLAGAA, encoded by the coding sequence ATGAGCTACGTCACCAATCTGAAGTGTCGCGAATGCGGCCAGGAATATCCGATCAGCCCCCTGCACGTCTGCGAGATGTGCTTCGGGCCGCTCGAGGTCGGTTACGACTATGCGCGGATCAAGGCCGCCATCTCACGCGCGGCGATCGAGAAACGCCCGCACAACCTGTGGCGCTACCGTGAGCTGCTGCCGGTCGAGGGCGAGCCCGAGATCGGGCCGCACTCCGGCTTCACGCCGCTGGTCCAAATGAAGCGCCTCGGCGCCGAGCTCGGACTCAAGCGCCTCTATGTCAAGGACGACACCGTCAACCACCCGACGCTCTCATACAAGGACCGCGTGGTGTCGGTGGCGATCAGCAAGGCGCGCGAGTTCGGCTTCAAAACGGTGTCGTGCGCCTCGACCGGGAATCTGGCCACCGCGGTCGCCGCACACGCTGCGCGCGCCGGTCTGAATTGTGTGATCTTCATGCCCGAGGGCGTCGAGGCGGGCAAGATCGTCGGCTCGACGATCTATGGCGCGCAGGTCATCACGATCCGCGGCAACTACGACGACGTCAACCGCCTCTGCAGCGAAATCGCGGACAAATACGGCTGGGCTTTCGTCAATATCAATCTGCGCCCCTACTACACCGAGGGGGCGAAGACCTTCGGCTTCGAAGTCGCCGAGCAGTTGGGCTGGCGGCTGCCGAATCATATCGTCATCCCGACGGCCGGCGGCACGATTTTGCCGAAGGTCGCCAAGGCCTTCAAGGAATTGAGGGAAGTTGGCCTGATACGCGACGGCGAATGCAAGGTGCATAGCGCGCAGGCGGCCGGCTCGGCGCCGGTAATTCATGCGCTGCACAAAGGCACCGACCTGATCACGCCGGTCAAACCCGACACCATCGCGAAGTCGATCGCGATCGGTAATCCGGCCGACGGCTATTACGTCTTGAAGGCGGTGCGCGAATCGGGCGGATGGGGCGACGTCGCGACCGATCCGGAGATCATCGACGCCATCAAACTGCTCGCCCGCACCGAGGGCATCTTCGCCGAGCCCGCCGGCGGCACCACGCTCGCCGTGACGATGAAACTCATCGCGCAAAAGCGGATTCACCCCGACGAAAGCGTGGTAGTATCCATTACGGGTAACGGCTACAAGACGCTCGAAGCGGTTGCGCAATCCATCGCGCGGCCATATGAGATCGAAGCGCGGCTCAAAGACTTCGACGCCTTGTTCGAGCGCCTTAACGGCACCGCCCGGCCGCTCGCCGGCGCCGCGTGA
- a CDS encoding ubiquitin-like small modifier protein 1 — MAIKVRVPTPLRRFTAGSDEVTASGDSVKAVLADLERRHPGIGERLLDAQGELRRFVNVYLNGDDIRFLSALESKVKDGDDISIVPAIAGGC, encoded by the coding sequence ATGGCAATAAAGGTTCGCGTACCTACGCCGCTGCGCCGCTTCACCGCGGGCAGCGACGAAGTGACGGCAAGCGGCGATTCGGTCAAGGCCGTGCTGGCCGATCTCGAACGACGTCATCCGGGGATCGGCGAGCGGCTGCTCGACGCTCAGGGTGAGTTGCGCCGCTTCGTCAACGTCTATCTGAACGGCGACGATATCCGTTTTCTCAGTGCGCTTGAGTCAAAGGTCAAGGATGGCGACGACATCTCGATCGTCCCCGCGATCGCCGGCGGCTGCTAA